One stretch of Streptomyces sp. 135 DNA includes these proteins:
- a CDS encoding nitrate- and nitrite sensing domain-containing protein → MRFRGKSIRRKIVALLLVPLVSLTAIWGFATVITGREASALLDTANVVDKLGYPIEDTVRVVQQERRQTLVYLADPRASDALAALRRSRDATDDMIAEVRTNAKDPDLRDSIDESSRKRLTALLDAFDGIESLRRTVEEGTITRAGALKMYTKLIDPCFGLLTTLNGFAYLDDVSLDQQGRALVGVTRARELLSREDALLGSALVARRVTRSEIRQVAELRAQRSLLYEVNLAPLPEDDRGRYERYWNGADTTQLRKAEKDVIESAPGTPRAVTSAHWDAAAGRVLKDLAERDVEASDRFRDRVEPAAVGVVVRVVLAGVLGLLALLVSVFLSVRIGRGLIRDLRRLRLEAHEASGVRLPGVLRRLAAGEQVDVETEAPRLTYDKDEIGQVGQALNTLQRAAVEATVKQADLRRGVSEVFVNLARRSQVLLHKQLTLLDTMERRTEDTDELADLFRLDHLTTRMRRHAEGLVILSGAAPSRQWRKPVQLMDVVRAAVAEVEDYERIEVRRLPRIAVTGPAVADLTHLMAELLENATVFSPPHTAVQVLGEHVANGFTLEIHDRGLGMAPDALLDANLRLAETPEFELSDTDRLGLFVVSRLAQRQRVRVSLQPSPYGGTTAVVFIPEALLTDDVPDTGGVGFRLDRPQAKEAASTDKAADRAAALAQVPVQLPGLPASLLDGPVELEAPVGMADLDGFPGALGDDDSERGDLFRPRRRAPGAPGEHQHARDDRESGRPGPTRRDVPQTRLDDDPAEDTRPGDPVPLPRRRTPKLVSSHGRPVTHGRSQEGRPLAPAAEDMTPEPSQPRPRSAWPDLSPPHRDVTAAERSLDSLDLPRRTRRTGPQGGAAPDRTTRDRTTPAGAETRPRPAPAPLADADRDRSTTTAALGGLPRRIRQANLAPQLKDGPDRRSERAETRPEERDAEEVRSRMASLQRGWQRGRDENAAGDDATDGTAPGTTSEGNGR, encoded by the coding sequence ATGCGCTTTCGCGGGAAGTCCATCCGCCGGAAGATCGTGGCGCTGCTGCTCGTGCCGCTGGTTTCCCTGACCGCCATCTGGGGCTTCGCCACCGTCATCACCGGCCGCGAGGCGAGCGCCCTGCTCGACACGGCCAACGTCGTCGACAAGCTCGGATACCCGATCGAGGACACGGTCCGCGTCGTCCAGCAGGAGCGCCGCCAGACCCTCGTCTACCTCGCCGACCCGCGCGCGTCCGACGCCCTCGCGGCCCTGCGCCGCAGCCGCGACGCGACCGACGACATGATCGCCGAGGTCCGTACGAACGCCAAGGACCCGGACCTACGCGACAGCATCGACGAGAGTTCGCGCAAGCGGCTGACCGCGCTCCTCGACGCCTTCGACGGCATCGAGTCGCTGCGCCGCACGGTCGAAGAGGGCACCATCACCAGGGCCGGCGCCCTGAAGATGTACACCAAGCTGATCGACCCCTGCTTCGGCCTCCTCACCACCCTCAACGGCTTCGCCTACCTCGACGACGTCAGCCTCGACCAGCAGGGCCGCGCGCTCGTCGGCGTGACACGCGCGCGTGAACTGCTCTCCCGCGAGGATGCGTTGCTCGGCTCCGCGCTCGTCGCGCGGCGCGTCACCAGGTCCGAGATCCGGCAGGTCGCCGAACTCAGGGCGCAGCGCTCCCTGCTGTACGAGGTGAACCTCGCGCCGCTTCCGGAGGACGACCGCGGCCGCTACGAGCGCTACTGGAACGGCGCCGACACCACGCAGCTGCGCAAGGCCGAGAAGGACGTCATCGAGTCCGCGCCCGGCACCCCGCGCGCGGTGACGTCCGCACACTGGGACGCCGCCGCGGGCCGGGTCCTGAAAGACCTCGCCGAACGCGACGTCGAAGCGAGCGACCGCTTCAGGGACCGCGTCGAACCGGCCGCCGTCGGCGTGGTCGTGCGTGTCGTCCTGGCCGGCGTCCTCGGGCTCCTCGCGCTGCTGGTCTCGGTCTTCCTGTCCGTACGTATCGGCCGCGGCCTCATCCGTGACCTGCGCCGTCTGCGACTGGAGGCCCACGAAGCCTCCGGAGTCCGGCTGCCGGGCGTGCTGCGCCGCCTGGCAGCCGGCGAACAGGTCGACGTGGAGACCGAGGCGCCCCGGCTGACGTACGACAAGGACGAGATCGGCCAGGTCGGCCAGGCCCTCAACACCCTCCAGCGCGCCGCGGTCGAGGCCACCGTCAAACAGGCCGACCTGCGGCGCGGCGTCTCCGAGGTCTTCGTCAACCTCGCCCGCCGCAGCCAGGTCCTGCTCCACAAGCAGCTCACGCTCCTGGACACCATGGAGCGCAGGACCGAGGACACCGACGAGCTCGCCGACCTCTTCCGCCTCGACCACCTGACCACCCGCATGCGGCGGCACGCCGAGGGCCTCGTGATCCTCTCCGGGGCCGCCCCGTCCCGGCAGTGGCGCAAGCCCGTCCAGCTCATGGACGTCGTACGGGCCGCCGTCGCCGAGGTCGAGGACTACGAACGCATCGAGGTGCGCCGCCTGCCGCGCATCGCCGTCACCGGCCCGGCCGTCGCCGACCTCACGCACCTGATGGCCGAACTCCTGGAGAACGCCACGGTGTTCTCGCCCCCGCACACCGCCGTCCAGGTCCTGGGCGAGCACGTCGCCAACGGCTTCACCCTGGAGATCCACGACCGGGGGCTCGGCATGGCCCCCGACGCCCTGCTGGACGCCAACCTCCGCCTCGCGGAGACCCCCGAGTTCGAACTGTCCGACACCGACCGGCTCGGCCTCTTCGTCGTCAGCCGGCTCGCCCAGCGCCAGCGGGTCCGCGTCTCCCTGCAACCCTCTCCCTACGGCGGTACGACCGCCGTCGTCTTCATCCCCGAGGCCCTGCTCACCGACGACGTCCCCGACACCGGCGGCGTCGGCTTCCGGCTCGACCGGCCGCAGGCCAAGGAGGCCGCGAGCACCGACAAGGCGGCGGACCGCGCGGCGGCCTTGGCCCAAGTGCCCGTGCAACTGCCCGGCCTGCCCGCCTCCCTGCTCGACGGCCCCGTCGAGCTCGAGGCGCCCGTCGGCATGGCGGACCTCGACGGCTTCCCCGGCGCGCTCGGCGACGACGACAGCGAGCGCGGCGACCTCTTCCGCCCCCGTCGCCGGGCACCCGGCGCGCCGGGCGAACACCAGCACGCCCGCGACGACCGGGAGTCCGGCCGCCCCGGGCCCACCCGCCGCGACGTCCCGCAGACCCGCCTCGACGACGACCCAGCCGAGGACACCCGCCCCGGCGACCCCGTGCCGCTGCCGCGCCGCAGGACCCCGAAGCTGGTCAGCTCGCACGGCCGCCCCGTCACGCACGGCAGGTCCCAGGAGGGCAGGCCGCTGGCCCCGGCGGCGGAGGACATGACCCCGGAGCCCTCGCAGCCCCGGCCGCGGTCCGCCTGGCCCGACCTGTCCCCGCCGCACCGCGACGTCACCGCCGCCGAGAGGTCGCTCGACTCACTCGACCTTCCTCGGCGCACCCGCCGCACCGGCCCGCAGGGCGGCGCCGCCCCGGACCGCACCACCCGAGACCGCACCACCCCGGCAGGGGCCGAGACCAGGCCCCGCCCCGCCCCGGCGCCCCTCGCGGACGCCGACCGGGACCGGAGCACCACCACGGCCGCCCTGGGCGGACTGCCCCGCCGGATCCGGCAGGCCAATCTCGCCCCGCAGTTGAAGGACGGACCCGACCGCCGCTCCGAGCGCGCCGAGACCCGGCCGGAGGAGCGGGACGCGGAGGAGGTACGCAGCCGCATGGCCTCGCTCCAGCGGGGCTGGCAGCGCGGCCGCGACGAGAATGCCGCCGGCGACGACGCCACGGACGGCACAGCACCAGGAACGACATCTGAGGGGAACGGTCGATGA
- a CDS encoding FAD-dependent oxidoreductase, producing MSSVTAGRMGSVTAGRIRTVTVVGASLAGLYAVRELRAQGFDGRLVVVGAEPHRPYDRPPLSKGFLTGGGAKEQLALADPEETAELAAEWVLGTRARALDARGRTVVLDDGRTLASDGVVIATGASARRLPGPALTGVHTLRTLDDARALRAELVRGPRRVVVIGGGFIGAETASSCVALGHDVTVLEAAPLPLAAHLGTEMAAACAGLHARGGARLLTGTGVAALRGDAPTPARGGAVTAVELSDGRLLPADVVVVGIGATPCTDWLAGSPLALDDGVLCDDGCVTALPQVVAVGDVARAGGIRAEHWTSATEQPRVAVRNLLAGHTVETLRPLPYFWSDQYGSRLQFAGRRREGDTVRIVEGSAEAVGEGGFLAVYERAGRRTAALAVDRARPFMKVRRELVAAAAQEASEEPTARTARPPVQV from the coding sequence ATGAGCTCCGTCACCGCGGGCCGCATGGGCTCCGTCACCGCGGGCCGCATCAGGACCGTCACCGTGGTCGGGGCCTCGCTCGCGGGGCTGTACGCGGTGCGGGAACTGCGCGCCCAGGGGTTCGACGGGCGCCTGGTCGTCGTCGGTGCCGAGCCGCACCGGCCGTACGACCGGCCGCCCCTGTCCAAGGGCTTCCTCACCGGAGGCGGCGCCAAGGAACAACTCGCCCTGGCCGACCCGGAGGAGACGGCGGAGCTGGCCGCCGAGTGGGTCCTCGGCACGCGCGCGCGGGCCCTCGACGCGCGTGGCCGCACGGTCGTCCTCGACGACGGCCGCACACTGGCGAGCGACGGCGTGGTCATCGCCACCGGGGCGTCCGCGCGGCGCCTGCCCGGCCCGGCTCTCACGGGCGTCCACACCCTGCGCACCCTGGACGACGCCCGCGCGCTGCGGGCGGAGTTGGTCCGTGGCCCGCGGCGCGTGGTCGTGATCGGCGGCGGCTTCATCGGCGCCGAGACCGCGTCCTCGTGCGTGGCGCTCGGCCATGACGTCACGGTCCTTGAGGCCGCGCCCCTGCCGCTCGCCGCCCACCTCGGGACGGAGATGGCTGCCGCGTGCGCGGGGCTGCACGCGCGCGGTGGCGCACGGCTGCTGACGGGAACGGGCGTGGCCGCCCTCCGGGGCGACGCGCCGACACCCGCCCGTGGCGGCGCCGTCACGGCCGTGGAGCTGTCCGACGGGCGCCTGCTGCCCGCAGACGTGGTCGTTGTCGGCATCGGGGCCACGCCCTGCACCGACTGGCTCGCGGGCTCGCCCCTCGCCCTGGACGACGGCGTCCTGTGCGACGACGGCTGCGTCACCGCGCTGCCGCAGGTCGTCGCGGTGGGCGATGTGGCCCGCGCGGGCGGGATCCGCGCGGAGCACTGGACGAGCGCCACGGAGCAACCCCGCGTGGCAGTCAGGAACTTGCTCGCCGGGCACACGGTCGAGACGCTCCGCCCACTGCCGTACTTCTGGTCGGATCAGTACGGCTCCCGTCTCCAGTTCGCCGGGCGGCGCCGCGAAGGCGACACCGTGCGGATCGTCGAGGGCTCCGCGGAGGCCGTGGGGGAGGGCGGCTTCCTCGCCGTCTATGAGCGAGCCGGCCGCAGGACCGCCGCCCTCGCGGTCGATCGCGCCCGGCCGTTCATGAAGGTGCGCAGGGAACTTGTGGCCGCCGCCGCCCAAGAGGCCTCGGAGGAACCCACTGCCCGGACCGCGAGGCCGCCCGTACAGGTCTGA
- a CDS encoding bifunctional 3-phenylpropionate/cinnamic acid dioxygenase ferredoxin subunit, with the protein MIPVCRLEDLPAGESVRLDTTPPVAVFNADGELFAIDDTCSHQDASLSEGWLEGCLVECPLHAASFDLRTGRPTCLPARRPVRTHQVYVEDGVVHVRLAAAEEGSAA; encoded by the coding sequence ATGATTCCCGTATGCCGCCTCGAAGACCTCCCCGCGGGCGAGTCCGTCCGCCTCGACACCACGCCGCCCGTCGCGGTGTTCAACGCCGACGGTGAGCTCTTCGCCATCGACGACACATGCAGCCATCAGGACGCCTCCCTCTCGGAGGGGTGGCTGGAGGGCTGTCTGGTCGAATGCCCGCTCCATGCCGCGTCATTCGATCTCCGCACCGGGCGACCCACCTGCCTGCCCGCGCGCAGGCCCGTCCGCACCCACCAGGTGTACGTCGAGGACGGCGTCGTCCACGTGCGCCTGGCCGCCGCCGAGGAAGGCTCCGCCGCATGA